GATTGTTGGGCCCCATCCAGCAGTTTCTGATTTGGTAGGTCCAGGTGGAAGCCTGATCATCTGCGTTTCAGACAATTTCCAGAttatgctgatgctgctggtccagggaccatgCTTTAAGAATGACTGGTCTGGAAGTTTATACTTTCCTCAAAATCCCTCTGTGGCCAAAAGCCAATATTTCATTTATGCTCACCACACCTCGCTCAGGTTGTGAGATATTCAGCTTATGGTATTTAGTTTAATAAATTGGGAATATGAAATTGATGGTAGTTTTTTGTCACTCTCACAAGTTAGTGTATTAGGAAATGAGGGAGCTTGTTACTTCCTCACCATCCAGGGCTTTTcatcctccctctgcctgggccagATAACACAGATTCCTGTCCTAAGGACGAGGAACCCTTATATCTATAAGCTGGCTTCCCAACTTCTCGCTAAGGGGGAAGAGAAGGCTTGAGCATCTTGGCTCACTCGGGGCTTCCTTCTCTCACTCCAGCCAAATGACGTTCTGTGTGGTGGTAGGAGACCACAGCCTGAGCCAGAACGATGGTACCGAGCAGTACGTGAGGGTGCAGAAGATCGTGGTGCATCCATACTGGAACAGAAATAACGTGGCTGCCGGGTAAGGGCAAGGCTGGGCTGGTCTtgggctgggaggtggagggCTGACTAGCTAGCAACAGGGCTTTGGCTCCCTTTGCATTCATCCAGAAGGACTTTGAGGATTTAGATTTTGGAGAGCTTGAGACTTTCTGAAggtttttgatatttatttgatCTAGCCTGGATGGCGTGAGTGGATCACCTGAAGCTCCTTCTCTGCAGAgtttaatgtttccatttttatagttatttattattcattttatggaATAGACTCCATCAGCAAAagtaaatttcttaaaatgaaactTACATGAGAAAACTCCTTCCAGACTGAGCTGTACACTTTTGGAAAAGAAGTAGTTAAAATGGTGGTCAATTCTGTAGAATGTGGGGGGTTGGAATCGGTTCAAGTCATTGGGATATTTCTGCAGGGCTTTCAGAACCACACAGATTTTTACATCTTTCTTCCTGAGAACTCTTCCCTGCTACCATCTTCACACCACTCTGCTCCTCCCTGATTCCCCACTCATAACCGGAAGGTGTAATAAGCTCCGCTCCCCAGAGTTGCAGAAATCAGAGCTAGACTACGGCACCAAGACCTCACCAGTGGGTACTGCTGTTAAATATACAATGTCCTAACAATCCAAATGTATAATGCATTAAGTCTGAAACCTAGCAAGTCAGCCCCTTTCTTCGTCAAAATCGCTGGTTCCCAATTTTATGGGGAGACAAAGGCTGGGCGAGGGCCTGTCCCTGCGCTGACCTGAGGaatggcctgaacccaccacgaGTGAGCAGCCTCTTCTCCTCCCACAGCTATGACATCGCCCTGCTGCGCCTGGCCCAGAGTGTCACCCTCAACAGCTACGTCCAGCTGGGTGTGCTGCCACAGGAAGGAACCATCCTGGCTGACAACAGTCCCTGCTACATCACAGGCTGGGGCAGGACCAGAAGTAAGTTACCTACATGGACACCACCCACGGGGTACAATTTTCTGTGGTCCTAGGTATTCATAGCCAGAGACCAGAAACCAAAGGAACCAGAGATAAAATAACTGGGATGTGAAATCAAAGTAAGACCAGGCCATGGAATCAAGTCAGAGATTCATAGACTCATAactaaaacaaccaaaaaaaccaCACAACTTACAGAGTGGTACCAGcctttcattttatacatgaggaaactgaggcccaaagaaattaaagaccttGTACAAGTACACGTGACTAGTTAGCTGGGGCCTGAACTCAGGTACCCTGGCTCCCACTTTGGTAGTCATTACCCCATCGTGCTACAGCCCAAGAGAGTCCCTGGGCTTTGGGTTGGAGTGAATGACCAGTGGCAGCTGAAGGGCTGGAGAAGTAAAGGCAGAGGAGGCCTCAGCCCATTTCTGGTCATCACGGAGGGTTTCTGGTAGGGAAAGTCGTCCAGATAacagggaaggtgggagagacTACGAGCAGAGACATGAGGCCCAACATGATAGTCTCTCAGCCACCAGGCAGCATTTGAGTTCCGGAAGAGAGCAAGGCCTCGCTATGAGCAGCCAGTCTACTGGGAAAGTCCGGAACTGAGAGACATACTTCTCATCCAGCTCTGCTCTCAGTTCATTTAATGTCACTGCAATTCAATTTCATGATCTTAATATGAAAGGGTTGTAAGGATCCAAAGAAATAATTCATGTGAAAAGGCTTTGGAAAGTTAGAGAGCCAGATAAAGAAAAGCTGCACCAAGTTCTTAAGAAATGGAAACGAAGGTGCACAGTCCCAGTTCTGCTTCATGTGGCTAACTGTGTAAGGAGAAAGCAGGACAGGCAGATAAGTTATCAACAAATAATTCTAGTTACTTAACTAAGGTATccatgagttaaaaaaaaaaaaaagcaggagtggGATTGGTTGTTTAGAACCAGGGAACAATGATCAAGGATGACTCCCTGGAGGAAGGGCCCTATAGATTctatataaagagagagaaaaggagaatctATGACATGCAATGGGCAAAGAGAAGGAGCTTGCCCTGAGTTCAGCATTCGTTAGAGTTTGGGAAGGTTTGCGAGGATGTGGAAGGTTTTTCCCTTGGACAGCATCTGGGGCTGATCTCCAATGCTGTGTCCTGTTCAGCCAATGGGCAGCTGGCCCAGACCCTGCAGCAGGCTTACCTGCCCTCCGTGGACTACGCCACCTGCTCCAGGACCTCCTACTGGGGCTCCATTGTGAAGAACACCATGGTGTGCGCTGGAGGAGATGGAGTTCGCTCTGGATGCCAGGTGAACACTTGTAGGAAGTGTCAGAAGTCCCACCCCAggtccttcccctctctgcctaCTGTCCCCACCTTTTCCTCACCCCCCTGTTCCACCCCTACTCACACCCCATATGCAGACTCAACTTTCTGCTCTGGTTTCTGAATGAGAATGATTCTGTGCTAGTGACTCTATGCTCACAGGATCTCAAAGTTGAAAGGAACTTTAAAATGCATCTTGCCTAGTACCCCCACCTCAGAAACTTGTATTGGGCCCAGCATTTGTGTGGGTATACAAGTGTGTTCTTTAGAATTTGTTTGTGACCAAGATTTTTAATGGATacagcagggctgggcctggagtAATGCTTGTCGTTTTGTACAAGGTAGCTCCCCTCCCATCAATCCCAATTATTCTGGTAGCTCCTCTACTACCGCCTTTTTACCCCACTAGCATTTACAGCCATACAGGTGATTATAGTAGGGAAAAGTGGACAAAATGGTTTTATAATAGCTTATATATACaataaatagaatcttatttatttatataataactaGATCAATCAGCAATACACCAGCTTACAGATTTCTTAATGCAATTCAGCAAATGTTCTTGATTATCTATGCAATAAAATgtgcactgtgctaagcactagGGATACAAAGATAAATCAAACTCAGTGGAGGAATGGGAACAGCAGACATACGATAGAACACTGTAATCCATAtggttaaatgttttattttcttttttttaactgttgttcaagtacagctgtctccatttccccaccaccactccccctccaccccagccatccccacttcccacccttgatcctgccccgctttggttttgtccatgtgtcctttatacatgttcctgaaaaccctcccccctttctcccccattatcccctcccacctcccctctggttactgtcagtttgttcttaatttcaatgtctctggttatattttgcttgcttgtttgttgtgttgattaggttccacttataggtgagatcatatggtatttgacaaTATGGTTAAATGTGATAATAAGGATATGCATCAGGTGATATGGGCATACAAAAAATAGGTACTTACCTCTATCTGTTGGGGTCAGAAAAGACTTGCCTTCCCTGAGAAAGTGGAGTCTGTAGTGAGTTCTGCAGGTTAAacaggagacagagggaaagatattcagagagagggaacagcatggaGAAAGGCATGGCCCAAGAACCTAGGTAAGGCCATGGAGATCTGTAAGGTGTTCCCTATAACTTGCTGTAGCAGAGGTCGAAGCCCACAGCCTCCAAATCCAGCCTGTTGCCTGTTTTTGTTTGGCCCATGAGCTAGAatggtttttgcatttttaaatggttggggggaaaataaaataataatatgtcatgacatatgaaaaatataaaatttcaatcttttattgaaacatggaaaatattttactagAGCACAGCCATAGTTGTTTGTTATGTGTTatttatggctgctttcacagAATTGAGTAAGTTGCGACAGAGACtgaatggcctgcaaagcctaaagtatttactAATTGGCTTATGACAGAATATTTGCTGACCCTTTGGGTTAGAATGTAAAGTATTGCCATACTAGGGAATGTCAGCAGATGACGATGGGAGCAAATAGGAGCCACATGATTTAGGGCTTCAAATGTCATGCTGAGGACATGAACTTTATCACTCAGATACTCGGAAATTATTGAAGAGTTTTAAATAGGAGAACAGCATGATCAGATTTGTCTTTTAGAAGCACTCTCTGATGACAAGATAATCATGAAGAGGTCAAGACTGGCCAGGAGGCCAGTTAGGAGACTATTGTAATTGTCCAGGCAAGAAATGTGAGGGCCTGAATCCGGGcagtggagaagaggaaaggaggaagatatGGAATGAATTACAGGCATCTGGTTTTAGTGACTTGGGAGAGGGTTTTGCTCCCTCGAATGAGACGagatttgccctgaccagtgttgcTCATTTGGTTGGATGTTGTCCTTCAAAGTGAAAAGTCACTGATTCTATTCCTGGTCACTacgcatgcctgggttacaggtttggtcccctgtgGGGGCACGTACgtgaggcaaccgattgatgtccttttccctcctttcccttctctctaaaaattaataaaacctttttaaaaatgagacaagaTTGATAGGATTTTGGAGGAAAGGTGATGAGTTTGGTTCTAGATAAATTGAGTCTAAGATCCCTGTAGGTTATTCAGGTATACTTAATTAGATATAATTAGATATGAAGACAGTGGAACCTTGGAGGGGAGAGCTAGGCTAGAGATACCCTTAGTAGCAAATGAGATCCCCTTTGGTCCCCAGCCCATGGGGAAACTTctagagaaggaaaagagcagtGAGTTAGAAGAACTGTGATAATATAAATACTTGAGTGTTTCAGGGAGATAGGTGACAGACAAAGAACCCATAAAGATCTAAGAGGGATTagaggcaagagaaaaataagggtTTTATAAAACCTCAGAAAATACTGATAGCCAGGAGCCACAGTAGATAACCGAAAATACTGATATAAGCCAGGAGCCACAGTAGATAACCGAATGTGACTGCTTGGCAGTGGATGAATCACGGGCACTGTGGCAGCAACAGTTCCAGTGCAGCAGTGATGGCACAGGCTAAAGGGTAAGGAAGAAGTGGCAATAAAAAACAGCAAGGAAATGTAGACCACTCTTCCAAGAGTCTTGGATGAAAGAGAGGAACGGAAAAAGTCTGGTAGCTTTGAGAGGGATGACAAGTCAAGGAGGGGGTGGACCTTTTAAGAGGGAAGAATATTGAGTGTGTTTaacaggcagagaggaaaggatCCCGTAGAGtcaaagagaggaaataaatggaTGGCACAAGATCCCGGAGGTGACAAAAAAGGGGGAACCGAGAGGACAGGTGGAGCTGGCTTTGAACAGGGAAAGGGATGCGCAATGGGCATAAACGTGAGAGAGTGTGCATGCCGAAAGGGGTGAAGGAGGTGAAATCTGGCAGATGTTCTGCATTATTGCTGCTGTTTACTAATGAGCTAAGAGTTGGACTGGCTGCTGAAAATCAAGAGGAAAAGGTTGTGTGGGTCTGGATTAACTAAAGTGAATGGGAGAAGGATTAGCCTCTGAAATATTACTGACTGGCTGAGGTTAAAGATCACGTAATAGCCATTCATTTTATTCAAAGACCCAGTTGTAGAGAATGGATTAATCCAGGACCAGGTTTTCCTGCATTACCGAGCAAAAGGACAGGCTTGCTGATCAAACGCAAGGTCCATGCTaggtagaagaggaagaaaagccagCAGGAAGCTGGGAGGCAGGCTGAAATAGCGGAagcaaaagattaaataaaggtTTTTTGTGAGTACTTAGCACTATGGAAGTTGACCAAATCATCCTAGTTTTCCCAGAACTTCCCCAGTGTTAAAACTTAAGTGTCCTGTATCCTAGGAACCCAACATGCAAGGAGGGACAAAAAAAGGAACCAAGGCCTAAGGCACAGGCGGCAAACAACAAGGCCCAAGGCCGAAGcctgccccccaccttgttttatccggcctggcaccttgtttctacctggcagcagcactgagctctggcttaactgttagggagtggttacatttatacagtcctaaaattacatttggccctttaaaggcacTCTtgagctgatgtggccccagttgaaaatgagtttgacacccctggcctaagGCAACCTCTTCCAAGTCCCCGCCAGCCAGCTTAATTTATAACTTCTTAAGGCTTAACCTTTTTGAGTTAATTCACTTCCCTCTGCTCTCTTCCagggtctttttttttagtaatagaaatatctgttttctctccttttttgtcccttttattttattttactgtatgttTTGTCTTTCATGACACTGACATTTCTGAAAAGTCCAGTTGTCCATATCTGGTTTCAAAGAAAGGTAGCCAAGGGAGTCGTCCTGTCTCAGCGCTTAGAAGCTAAACAAAACTTAGattaagatgttatctttagcggCTTACATCTTGTGACCTTTAGTCAAAACCCAGTTATTGTCTTCTGCTGCTTCAGGGGTCAACAGCCACCAAGATGAGAAACGAAAGCCAGGTCAGTGCTAGAGGCTGGGTGTCCAATCGAGGTGTGTCCTGGTTTGCTTTTCTTCTGAGGCCTTTCTCCGGGACTTCGGATGGTGACCTTCCTGCTGTGTCTTTATGTGGCCTTTTTTGTGTGCATGCTGGTGTTCTCTGCATGttcaaatttcttctctttcagggTCTTGAATTCTGAAAACCTAGAGTACTTCTCTTCTGGCTGCCACTCCAAACTGACAATTCCCCAAGACAACTGTGTCTCTGAGTGCCTTCCCACTGGAGCTTTCCGGTGTGTTCCTTTAGGTTTTCAGACTTCTGTGTCCCGGCCCCTTCCCTGAGAGTGAATTCATTGAACTGCACTTACCTCAACCCACGTACCCTACTGAGCTCTGGTCCATCTCTTCCTTCCGTCCTAAAACCCTCAGCCTTGCCCTCCATCTCTCCAGAGCCTTTGTTTCTTTTCAGGTTAATTGGCGTAGGATAATAGCATTACATAAAATTCAGTTACCGTCCCGTCTCCGGCCCAGAAATAGTCTAAATCTCTATTAGAATTTGAGTAGAAGAtgtttaagctttttttttttcgttttgaGTACAATAATCTAAAGCAAACATCTTCTTTGCCTAAGCAATAGTTCAGGTGGGGTACAGCTagccccttttaaaaataaatcgcTAATTTGAACTTTTGGTCTCTTtccctagttttttttttttaagttttaatttttcattgaagCTATAGGTATTAAGTTGCTTAAGGTGGCAAATAAAACTATGAGGTTTAGTAAGGGAAAAGATTCCTTCTACCCCTTGAGCTCTTATTCCCTGGAAGAGACCACTTTTAACTCTTTTCAGCTGACCTTGGTTTCTACACCATacctctctaaaatatatatggtCATATTGCTGCTTAAATTTTCAGTTCAGGCATTATGAGAAATGcgggtttctcttccttttacacATATATACTTGTCCCCTACACATGAACTTTTCCCATCACCACCTCAacctccaaaaataatttttattagagtaacatttaatgtttattatgttATATAAAATGGTACTCACAACCAAACCGTGTATTCTAGGattacttttcatttcttgtaTAGCTTTGTTTTCCCTACAAATTAACTGTCTTTTTTATTTGCATAATATATACTCAACTTATTGCTGATTCAACCCCACACTTTCCACTGATTAGTAAAGTGACCAATTTTATCTTCTCTTGTCCCTAGTGTTTTGTGTCTCAGTATGGATCTATTTGCATTGGTCACGACGGACACTTCCTAGGTTTTTTTCATTCTGGAAACTCTAGAGCTTTGTTCCCAAAAATGTctatttgttgatgatttcctcccctccacttttcatttctctttctagaATTTGTTATTCACATATTTACTTCCCAAACTGGTGctcttattttctctatattttgtttgttctaCTTTATCTTCCaacacttttaatatttcattcctACTATCATAATTTCCAaaggctgtttttgttttctaaatgttttgtttaataACATACTGTTCTTATATTATGGATGCAATATTAAtcatagttttatttgttttcttctccctgtATAATCTTtgttgccttcattttttttgtttatttctttgtctctttcttttatctttgtattatagactttcttcaaatgtttggtgATCTTTGACCACCTGCCCTTATTTCAGAGTGGGATGGTAAAAAGCGGACAGGCAGCTCTGACCCTTAGGTTGGGTTCAGCTACAGTGAACCACTTTGTCAAGTGATCTGGCGAGGCCATTTCACTGGGGGATTTCCAACGTCAGTATCTTTCGATCTTCCCTCTAGTGCTGGCCAGATTGTCCCAAGAAATATCTTCCAACTTTATATCTGGAGTTATAGAACTGGCATTCTGGGGACTGAGTAAGAAGAAGACTGTCAAGGTTATATTCTATAAACCCAGATTCCTCTGATTCTAAGCCTGAGTACTTAATCACTACCAAATACATCACTTTCTCTCCTCTTCACCCCAATTTAACATGTGTTGACTACCTCCCTTGTGTGTAAAGGCTAATTCTAATTAGACCCATTGGTCTAAATGTATGGGATAAAGAAATCATTAGAACACCCTACTTCTCCCATCCCAGATTCAATGTAAATCAATAAAAGCTATTGAGCTGTAGATGTTCAAAGTTCTATGTTAGCATTGTGGAAAAGAAAAGTATCAGCAAGACACAGCTCTTGTCTCAAGCTCTTAGATATGTGTGGGAGGTAGAAACAAATTGTGAAACCAAAATACAAAGTTCTGCATGTTCTGCATGACATAAATAatgcaaaagaaaggaagaagtaccGTGGtcatttagaaaaaagaagaggttCATCTTGATTGTGAGGATATGAAGCAAGTGGTGATTCGAACTGGAGGTTTAAAACTGTGCAGGTTTTCACAAAcagagatgggggtgggcagggcataAGCAAAAGTAAAGGCCAAAAGATCAAAATACCTAGGATTTTAGGACTTTGCCTTTATTCCCTGCAGGGTGATTCTGGGGGCCCCCTGCACTGCTCGGTGAACGGCCAGTATGTCATCCACGGAGTGACCAGCTTTGTGTCCAGCCTGGGCTGTAATGTTGCCAGGAAACCCACAGTCTTCACCCGGGTCTCTGCTTACATCTCTTGGATGAATAATGTGAGTCCTCTCAAATAATGGTTGACATGGGGTCACCTGGAGACCTGTACACTAGCTGGGTTAAAGTTGGGCAGGGAAAGCCAGCATTTTCCTCATCGCATTTGTAAGTttactcctttcccttccctccagagTGCACTTCCCCTCAATAATGCTGCCATCCTGAGTTCCCCTGCACGTGCTCACCAAGCAGGCCTCACCATGTTGTTTACTGTGTAGGGTAAGATAGTGGTAACAACACACCTGAACCAGGCGTATGTCACTGCTGTCCTAAGTTACAGCCGAAGGAAAAACAGCTTCCGAAGGCCTGCACGGCCCTGGGCAAGGGAAGAGGCACTAACATTCTCTCCCATGATGAGAATTTGCTCTACCCTTTGGAAAGAGGTTTTACTACTTTACACAATGTTTGAGGATTAGGTGAGACTCTACCTGCACTGACCTCGTGGGAGAGCCTCACAGTCATCCCACCTGTGCCCTCCAGCTTTTCACACTTTCTGGAGTCTTGTGACATGAACACTGACTCACAACCATTTCAAAGTCTGTCCTTGCCCCTACGTCCTGGGTATATGCCTGTAACATTGAATTGCCCTGACACAGACGAGACCTACTTCCTTCCCCACAACCTCTTAACTCCCCATAAACCCAGTACAAGGCCCCACTAAGCTAGGAACcctgaggcaaaaagaaaagagatgggCAGAAGTAACTGACTGTGGATATAAATGGCTTTTCCTTCAGATCATTGCCAGCAACTGAACATCCTCCTGAGTACAAAAGGCATCCCAAGATGATTCTTCAATTCACAGCAGAACTTGAggccatcaagaaaaaaacattccagGAGACTATCGAGCTAGatacagaaaagcaaataaaacttcATATACATTATCAActtgtgtctttttatttgtaaGTAAGCTCTTTAGAAGAAATGCAGTTAGAGGACCCAAGTTGGATTGCACATTTCTGGGCTGATTCTTCCATTTGCTGCCACCTCTATCAGTTCACAAACTAAGCCAAGTAGGAATGGTTTTATATGATCTTTTTTGAATTGCCTCATATTCTGGGATCTACCTATCCATTAATCTGCCTGTCTGCCCTCCTCCTGTGCATATTTGCTATATTTAAAGGCACAGAGTACTTTTAAATGCTCCTGAGTTACAAAATGTGCTCTGATCTCCCAGCCACACTATGTGGCTCCTCCTTCTCTTGTTTCCCCCTTCAGTGCCTAGAACCAGTGCTCACTCCAAGGTTCTGGATGAGGGCAACTTCTTGGTAGGATACACTAGAGACAGGAATACAGGGTTAGGTGG
This DNA window, taken from Desmodus rotundus isolate HL8 chromosome 3, HLdesRot8A.1, whole genome shotgun sequence, encodes the following:
- the CELA1 gene encoding chymotrypsin-like elastase family member 1 → MLSFLVFTTLVLYGHSIQDFPDTNARVVGGTEAQRNSWPSQISLQYRSGGKWHHNCGGTLIRRNWVMTAAHCVDNQMTFCVVVGDHSLSQNDGTEQYVRVQKIVVHPYWNRNNVAAGYDIALLRLAQSVTLNSYVQLGVLPQEGTILADNSPCYITGWGRTRTNGQLAQTLQQAYLPSVDYATCSRTSYWGSIVKNTMVCAGGDGVRSGCQGDSGGPLHCSVNGQYVIHGVTSFVSSLGCNVARKPTVFTRVSAYISWMNNIIASN